From the uncultured Methanomethylovorans sp. genome, the window ATATCAGATGGGCACTATGTACGTGGAAAGCCGTGAACCTTTGGTAATAGCGGTAGAGAACTCCTTTGATTACAGGCTGATATCCACCATAGGGAAAAACCTATGCTCTTTTACAGAGGGTATTATTGAAGGAACAATGGTACACTCTCTTAATATTACTTGCTGTGTGCAGGAAGTAGAATGTTGTGGTAATGGAAAGGAAAGATGTCTTTTCATTGTTCATTTCCTCAATAAATAAATAAATAAATAATTTTGTCACTCGGAAGAACCTATTATCACTCCAAGTTCTGAAGGTATAAACCTTCCAATAGCTGCGACTATACCGGGTCCATCCGTGGTTTCCCTGCAAACGATTGCATGTTCCATAATTCCAAGCCTTTCAATGCCGTATATGTCTCTGGCATGCCCGGTCTTTTTTACTGCAGCTTTAAGTTCAGATCTGGTAATAGCATTTGCCGTCACTCGATCGTACCCTGCTTTTTTCCATTGCCACCAGGCGTCTGCTTGATATTTACTGAACTTACCTCTTATTTGAGGTTTTATGCCTATAATCTCTACTTCTACGGGTAGATACTTTATCATGCCGAAACGTAATGATATTTGCTTTGCACTTCCTGTACCGAGGTTTTTCATATTTTCAGGAGAAATAATTACTTTTGTGCCAATATCCACAATGATTTTATCTTCTTCAATAGACTCAATAAATCCTTTATATATTGTCCCTTCAGATGGACTCAACATAGGAGTACCATATTGTCTTACGAGAAGATTACTGGCAAATTCCTCGTCCTCTCCTTCAATCTCGGCAATAGCCCATCCATCACAAGAAACAGCAACTGCAGCCTTTGCAGTTAGTTCTTTCAGTTCATTCGCAATAGTGGCAGAAACAGCATCTATAGTTTTTTTTTCGTTACCATAGATCTTTATGCATAATGTGATCTTATTCATATCTTATGATCTCTTACTGGTTTATAAGTGACTCAAGAAGATCTTTTGTATCACTGAAATACTCCAGTGTAGCATTGTCGATAGCATGATATTCTTGTATGATGTTCTCGATTTTCTTGAGGTCCCTCTTAAAAGGTCCTAGTCTCATTATAACAGTTTCCCTATCAGCTCCACTGCTGATGAGTTCATTATAAATGGAAACAATAGTATCATTCAGTCTTTTTGTCTTCTCATATATGTCATGCTCTTGATCGGAGATGACTTCTTTAATGTTGGAAGACAAATCTGCATTGCCTTCGTCTTCGGCCTGCCCCATTCCTTCCGGCAATTCTCCTTCCAGTGCAATGATCAGATTTTTGAGGGCTTCCACTACTTTAAAACCTGAGTCTGTAAGCTCCACATATTTGACCCGCCCTTCCATTGTGAATTTTACCAAGCCGTGTTCTTCCATTTTCGAGAGAATCTTCGTCGTGTGCGCAAAAGTCGAGTTGATCTCTTTAGTAATCACAGAAGCATACGTTTTCTGGAAGGACCAGATGGCAAGGAGTGCCAATGTAGGTTTTTCCTGCAGGAAGAGTTGTTCAGCATATTCTTTAGCCATAATTTCTCTCTCTTTTTTATTAGGTCCCGAGAATTAGAAGAGAATAATCTAGTAAATTCTATCTATTTTATTGTATATTACTATATGTAATCATAGATATGTGAACATATTTATATTTATCGAAATCTTCTCAGAGTGTCTAATATTCCCTCAAGTCCTGCATTAGTTTTAAAAGATGTTCCGCTGAAATGTGTTCGTGAAGCTTCAAATCCACTTGTTACTAATTCCTTAAGCAGTTCTTCCATGGGTATGGCAGATATTCCCAGTTTTTTTGACAGAAGGTGTTGGTCGTAAAAAGTAGGTACATCTAGTTCATTTTTACACAGCTCGACCAGCTTCACTGAATGTTCCTTTTTTCCAAATTCTTTTTTATTTAGCTGCACTAATATGGAATCACAAAAGTCTTTGTCATGAAGAGGGCCAAGCCACAGAGGACCAGCGATACTGGCTTTATTTCCGCATATTTCGCATTTCTCGGGTATGCTTACTGCCAATCCATAGTGAACAGACCTACCTGAACATTTCGTACAATGTGCTATGAATCCCATATTTTTTAAGCATTTATCGGTGCTTTTGGCACTTTTTTTTACTTTAAGGTATGCCCTTACATAATGTCTGGTAGCATGGCAAAATAAAGGATCCATAGCCTTATCATGTCTTGCAAGGTCTCGTGCTATTCTACCAAGTAAAATACGTACTCCCATTTCACTGTGATACTCAACGTTCAAAGGCACCGCATCATATTTCCGAATGCCGGAATTCAAATGTGCTCCGCACAAAGGTGCAGTATCCGTAGCTGTAACTGCAAGCATATTTATAACTGAATTGCATGCAGCATCGAGATAAGTAGTTGGTGATCCAAAGGGGTCTATATCTACTATATTATAACGTTCTTTATGCAATAGCACATTAGCATTACCTAGGCATATCCTTATTTTCTCGGTGAGTTGATTAAGTTCTGCATTTTTCTTAATAAGATCATATGCCTCTTCGCTCCAGTCATTAAGGGTAACATTAATTCCTACCTCTTTTGCGATCCTAAGTCCACGAATGCCGGAAGCTGAAAGTGCATCCACATAGGTAACATCCGACAAAGACAGCTGTTTGCGAGATGCTATAAGCTCAGAATACGCAGCGATCGCTGCCACTGATATATCACGATTCAATTCCATTTGCGGATTGTAAAAAACACTTGCAGAAGAAATGGAAAGCGGTTGGTCCTCCGGGACCACGGGGACCAATGCCTGGGTACAACCTTCTAAAATAATCCTGGTGTTCATTGGTCCCAATCGACTGACTGTTATTATTTAACTATGATGGTTCCGCTCATCCTAGGGTAACCTGTAATACTATAATTAAATGTCCCAGTTTCATTGAAGGTATAGCCAAAAGATTCTCTATATCCAAGACTCTTAGTTTCCCATAATCCATCCTCGCTTGTAAGGACAAATAATCTTCTAGGATCATTAAAATTAGTCCAGTATACAGTGTCTTTAGGTGCTACCACAAGTGTATTTGGAGATGATAGATATTTTTCCAGGCGTACGGTAAAAGTACGTGGTGATCCAGTATCTACCACTTTTAGCACATCGGTTGTAGTATCTTCAGTAGACACATTTACAGCAGGCACATTTACAGCAGGCTGCTCTTCTGCAGTTGTAGTAACGCTTTGTTCACTTTCATTCAAATATGTGGTATTTGTAGTATCAGTAGTGACATTCTCAGTACTAATATTACTAACATTATCTGTTGCATTAATGCCACTATCTGTTGTTTTGTCATCAGTACAACCAGACAACATGACAGAAGACAGCATCAGTAATAATATCAAAGTTTTTACTTTCATCCCTATCACCTGTTTATATATTAATACTCTCTACCTAATAAAGTTTCACTTCAAAACTTCAGAAGTTCAACTTCTATTTTATGCTCTATACCACCATTGTTTATCTTTATAAGAGCAGCGTATCCTAAAGCTGCCATGCCTGGGTTAACAACTACTGTTCCCTTTGTTCTTACAACTCCTCGAGCTTCGTGTATGTGTCCGCATACAATAAGTTCAGCTTTTCCTATGAAAGCTGAGATGGATGTACACCCCACATGTCCGGCTGGCACTTCATCCAGATAACCATATGGAGGAGCATGAGTGAGCAATACTATCTTCCTATTATTGCTTTCCGAAACCTTCAATGTTTCCTCTAGTCCCAATCCAATGTCGCATTCTTGCATCTCAAAAGGTGTGCAGAAAGGAGTTGGATTGGATCCTCCATAACCAATGAATAAGGTATCATCGATTGTATAGGATTTTTGGTGGAGGTTTACAGCTTTTGAATTATCAAGCACTTTAAGTATAGATGGTTGATCACAATTTCCAGGTACTGCCAAAATAGGTGCATCAAAAAGTTCGAAAAGCTCCAATGCTTTTTCATCTGGGCCGAAGTTTGTGATGTCTCCTGCCACAAGAACCAAGTCTATTTCCCCAGCCTTTTTTAGAAGACCACCGATCTTCGAATAATTCCCATGAGGGTCAGCAATTGCAAATATTCTCACTTAAGATGCACCTCAGCATTAATATCTACTTATGGCTTTTTCAATCATTTCTATATCCATCTCTCAGAAGGATCTGTCTCCTCCGAGTATTCCACCTATTACTTTTCCCCCAATTCCGCCGACACCAGTTGATTCATCACGGTTCTGGTATCTTGCTGCGGCCATTACCCTGTCAGCAAGTCTGGAGAATGGAAGGCTCTGCAGGAATACTTTTCCAGGGCCACGTAAAGTTGCAAGTACCACACCTTCCCCACCAAATAGCGCATTCTTGAATCCACCTACAAAGCCAATGTCATAGCTAACACTTTCTGCAAATGCACATACACAGCCGGTATCAACTCTGATTACCTCTCCTACTTTGAGGTCTCTTTCTATGATTGTGCCACCTGCGTGAACAAAAGCCAGACCATCGCCTTTTAGTCTCTGCAGGATAAAACCTTCGCCTCCAAAAAGCCCTGCCCCGAGTTTTTTAGTGAATGTAACTTCAATCTCTATTCCCTTAGCAGCACATAGAAAAGCATCTTTTTGGCAGATGAAACTTCCTCCCAACTGTGAGAGATCAAGAGGTACGATTTTTCCTGGATAAGGAGCTGCAAAAGCTACATATCCCTTTCCTTCCCCTTCGTGAGTAAAGTTAGTGATGAAAAAACTCTCTCCAGTAACAGCTCGTTTAAGGCCTTTCAATAAGCCTCCACCAGTTGAAGTTTCCATTTTTATGCCAGGACCCATATACATCATAGCTCCTGCTTCTGCTCTTACGCTTTCCTTGGGATCCAACTCTATTTCCACAAGTTGCATGTCGTTTCCAATAATTTTGTAATCAATAACATCTACCATATTTTCACTCCTTTATTTAGATTTTACCACAAATTCTCGAATTTTAGCATTAGAATTGCTTTTGCTACTCATATATAGTTTTAGCGGAAGAAAAGATAAAAACTTAATTATATCAGGTGTGCATAAGTGACAGAGTGAGATAATCTATGGAGGAGAAGAGAGCAGTTTTTAAGGAAAATGCACATTTAATAGCTCAGTATCATCCTGATATTGATGTTCTCGCGGATGAGTTCTGTGCAAAGGCAGATGCACAAAAAATAAATTCAATTGATTTTAGTACACGCTTAAATCCTTTGGGCAGTGTTTTTAATTACAAACAAAATGATTTGGATCTCAATGGTTTGATAGATGCTGCTAAAAAACAAATTGGCCAATATCCAGATAGCCGATACCTAGAATTTAGAGCTGCAGCTGCAGAGTTTATAGGAAAAGGTCTAACTTCCGCTAGCATTGTGCCTGGAAACGGGATATGTGAAATCATAAGACTTGTTTTGGGTTGCACCCTTGAAAAAGGCCATATAGTACTTACTCAGTTCCCTTCTTCACCAGAGTATGCCCTCAATTCTATGTTATTTGGAGCTCGTGTGTTACCACTTCCTCCTCATGAACTATTGTTAACAGAAGATGATGTGTTATCCTGTGCACAAGTCGTGCTTTTATCCAATCCTGCCAATCCGGGAGGCCGCCTAATTTCTAGAAAGGAATTAAGGCATTTTGCAGAAAGGTGTGCTGAACACAAGACAATGCTCATTGTGGATGAATCCTGCATTGAACTATGTGATCCATCCCAGACTCTTGCAGGCTATACTTTTGGAAATGATTATCTTGTGATCATTCGCTCTATTGCTCATGTGTTTTCAATTCCGGGGCTCAAAGCAGCTTATGCCATCGCTTCCGAGAATTTGGCTCAATATTTAAACAATGCTCGTCTTCCTTGGAGCATCGGTGCGTTTTCAGATGTATTATGCACAGCTGTGCTTAATATGGAAGGTGGAATCAACTCCAGGTATCTGGAGGAATCCAGGCAGCTTGTACAATCTCAACGTAATTATCTGATTAACCGCATAGGTCGGATCTATGGTTTTTCTCCTCAGCATTCTGATGCGAATTATCTTCTCGTGGACCTCAAAGACCTTTTTATGGATTCTCATACGCTTGCCGAGAGCCTTGCATCAAAAGGTTTTCTTATTAAGGACTGCAGTTCCTTTTTCCAGGCAGAAAAGCAGTTTGTCCGAATAGGTCTGCGTATACAGGAAGATAATGATATACTTTTAAGGGCTATAGGTGAAGTTCTTACTGAAACCAGTAAAGAGGGTGCAAGGGAACGATTGGAGGTTGCCATAGAAAGTGCTGCAGCAGGATCCGCTCCGGCGAGCAGGGGCACATGCCAATATTATCCATGTCATTTCAAAGGACAGGACTGTACTTTTTGTTTTTGTCCGTTCTATGCGTGCGAGGATGAGCGTACCGGAGGCAAGTGGATAATAGCATCCAGTGGTAATAAGGTATGGAGTTGCGAGAACTGTACCTATATACATCAGTCAAGGTTATCCCGTCAAATACTTGACCTCCTCATGGAAGACGGGGATACTGAATATAACATACAAAAGGCTTGGAGCTTAGTAATAAAGCCTTTACTATAATTTATGTTACCATATTGGCGTACAAAAACTGTGGAGCTTAAGCTTTACACAAGTTTAATTTAATTGCAGTAAACTTAATTAAATAACTTAATATAGGTCCTGTTATCTAAAAAAAGGCGATAACTGTGTCAAGACAAACAAAATTTATCCCGGTCAGAGAACATCTGCTAAAGGTCCAGCCATGCAAACACGGAGGCTTGGTGAGAAAAACATCACAGCAATACGGCATACCGGAATCCCAACTGTTGGATGCAAGTGCCAGTCTTAACCCATATGGAACTCCTTTTGATCATCCATACACCGGGCTTGATATGGATACTATATTGCACTCTGCTCTTAAGAGAATGGATCAATACCCTGATAATCGTTATATGGAGTTCAGAAAAGCAGCTGCAAGGTTTATAGGAAAAGGCATGACAGCGGAAAATATTATTCCAGGTAATGGTTCATCGGAAATTATCCGGCTAGTTGCAGAGACTGTCATAGAAAAGGGAGATATAGTACTTATTCCATCGCCTACCTTCAGCGAATATGAACAACAGTGCAGTATATTCGGAGCTGAGATCCGATATATACAGCAGGATATGCTGCCTGACGTGCCAACAGATATCTTACAAGGTGCCAGGCTTCTTTTCGTGTGTAATCCTAATAATCCCACTGGTAAGTTGTTCACCAGAGACGAAATCCAGAGCCTCATTGACAAATGCAGAGAAAATGATGTGATCCTTTTCGTTGATGAAGCCTTTATAGAACTGGCAGACCCATCGCAGACCATTGTGGATCTTGTGCAGTCCAATGACCATCTGTTCATCCAACGTTCCCTTACCAAGGCTTTTGCTATTCCTGGCATCAGGATGGGTTTTGGGGTTGCTTCGATAAATATAGCAACATTACTTAACAATGCAAGGCTTTCGTGGAACATAGGATGTGTAGCAGAAGAAGTAAGCACTGTTCTTATGAATATGGAGGGGGGCTGTTACAGTCAATATCTTATAGAATCCAGGGAAATGATCACCCGAGAGCGAGAGTTCCTTATGCAAAAACTGGAACGCCGTGGATTCAGACCCCTTGAGAGCACTGTGAATTATATTTATGTGGACATAAGCGATCTGTCAATGGACTCAACAGAATTAACGGAAAGAATGGCAGTACATGGTGTTTTAATTAGGGATTGTAGTTCTTTCCAGAATATTGGAAAACATCACATACGCATAGCTGTACGTACCAGGGAGGAAAATCAGCGGATAGTGGACTGTATAAGGCAGGTAATCCAGGAATGGGGCAGAGAACAAGCGATTATTTATCTGGAGCGTAACCTTTCAAAGGCCCGGGAGAAAGGGTCTTTGGGAAGCAATAAAGAATGTAATTACTATCCATGCCATTATGAGGGTCAAGATTGCACTTTTTGTTTTTGTCCATTTTATCCCTGCCAGGATGAGCGTACAGATGGCAAGTGGATAACCGGTTCAAGTGGCAATGATGTATGGAGCTGTCTTGATTGCAGAATAGTGCATGAACCTGCAGTAGTTGAAAGGATGCTCTCTGTGCTCACTGCTGAGGGTTGTACTGAGCAAGGCATTAAAAAGGCATGGGAAAAGGTCATGGAGCCTCGATTATGTTCTTCACAATAAGTGCATTTGATCTAATTGCTGTATTATTCCTGGCTTTTATCATTGATCTGGCAGTGGGAGAACCTCCTTTTGCCATACACCCTGTTGTATGGATAGGTAATCTTATCTCTTTTTTCAAGGGTAAGGCACCTTCCAAAAACAGAAGGCTTTATGGTATATTTATGGCATTTTGTTGCATACTTTTCGCTGCTCTTATTGGCATAGTTGCCACTGTGATACTTGATACTGAAAGCATACCTGCAATTATCAGGTACCTTATAGCTGCCTGGTTTCTCAAGATCACTTTTGCCGTACGCTGCCTCATGGATGCAGGTAAAGAGGTATATGGAGAACTTGCAAAAGGAGATTTGGATGGAGCAAGGAAGAAACTCTCCATGTATGTAAGCAGAAACACTTCTAAACTAACGCAGGAGCAGGTGTCATCTGCTGTGATAGAGACATCATCGGAGAACTTTGTTGACGGTATTCTCTCACCGTTGTTCTACTTTGCGTTGTTCGGACCATTCGGGATAATTGCAGCATATGTATTCAAAGCAACAAGCACTCTTGATTCCATGGTGGGTTACAAGGACCCTCAGTACTTGCATCTTGGATGGTTCTCTGCAAAATCAGATGATATATTTAACTGGATACCAGCCAGATTATCTCTGATACCTATATTCATAGCAGCTATTCTCTTGCGCCTGATACCATCATTTTCTAAATCACTTGATCCTCTAAACGCTGTAAATCTTGCAATAGAGGATGGAGCCAAGACTCCATCTCCAAACTCCGGCTATCCCATGGCAGCTTTTGCGGGAGCTATGGATGTTCGTCTTGAGAAACCCAATGTATATGTGCTGGGTACAAGAAATCCCTATCCACAGTTCGTTCATATTAAATTGGCACGTAGTCTTATCTTTGTTTCTTCTGTGATCTCTATACTGATGTGCGCTTCCATGCTTTACATTATAATGAATCGCTTCTATGCATTTTATTAATGACCAAAGTGATGAGTATGAAATTATCAGATATCAAAAATAATGATATGAAAAAGGACCAGTCAAAAGAACTGGAAGGTGATATCCCCTTGGATATAAGAGATATACTGGAGGAAGAGGGTATCACTGTGCAAATGCTAGTTGACACAGCACTGGAGCTTTATGTCCCACACCCGGGCATAGAGACACGGGAAAAAGCAGAAGAAGTGTTTCTGGGAGAACTTGATATAGCTTTGTCTGATCCAAACCTATGTCTTCTGATATATGCTGGCATGTTGCTTGAAAGAGAAGGGCGTAATGGTCATCTTCCGAATATCAGCAGAAAATCATATGAAAGAGACCTTACATTCATAATAGCTGATGAAGTTCTCGGAATGAGTATTTCCAGGTATATCAGTGGTGATAAGGGTACTTTTGAGTTTGTACGTTTCGATAAGCAAAAACCAGGCATTCTTTCAAAACTAGGTCCTTTTATGGACGATGTAATTGGAGGTCTTATTGGCGGTGTTTCCGCAAGTATGTATACCCGGAGCATGGCTGAATCAGGCCTTAAGAAAGAAAAAAGCAGATGAGAAGAAAAGTAAGAATAATGACAACAGTGGTGTGATCGCAGGATGAATAATTTCTTTCTGGCAGTAAGGTCAAGTTTTGGTTTTCTTTCCACTATTCCTGTCGGGCTGACAATGGAAGGTCTGGATGAGTTCTTCAAGAGGACTTATTTACATATCCTTGTAGGCGCTGTTTTGGGGCTACTTATGGGTGCGTTCTCTTTCTTAGCCATGATGACATTGCCACAGCAAATAAACGCTATACTGACAATTGTCTTTGTATACTACCTAACAGGTCTTAACCATCTTGATGGCCTTGCAGATTTGGGTGATGGTTTGACTGCTCATGGATCAGTGGAAAAGAAGATTCGTGCTCTTAAGGATGTTGCACTTGGCATAGGAGGTGTAGGATTTTGTACAATGGGCATTCTGGCATTCTATTCGTCAATAATATCTCTTCAATCTGAAGCTCTCGTGTTTTCTGGCAATGACATATCCAATGCTGCTAAGATATTATTTTGTTCCATGCTGGTAGCGGAAGTATCTGCAATGCAATGCATGCTCACAATAGCAGCTTTCGGTAAGTCTATTCATGAAGGTTTGGGATCTATCCTGGTGCAGAATACAACTATCCCAAAGTATGTTGTCGGACTATTTGGTTCAGTTGTAATATGTTCTCTTGCTTTGGTACCTTTTGGACTTTGGTATGGAGGACTTATTGCTCTTGTAGCTGCTATTATTTCAGCTTTAGTCGTATTGAACATCAGTAACAGGCATTTTGGTGGCATGAATGGGGATGTAATTGGCACTTCCAATGAGGTGGGAAGAACTATTGCCCTTATAATGATCGTATTGGTATTGAGCTATCATAACGGAGGTATTGCATGGATGCTATAATTATGGCCGGAGGTTTGGGAAGTAGGCTTGGAATGGGTGAGAAACCATGTGTGACTTTGCTGGATAAGCCGTTGATAACGTATGTTGTAGATGCTTTGAAGGAGTCTTCTGGAATAGATAAGGTGTATGTTGCGGTTTCCCCTGCCACCCCTCTAACCCAGAGCTTCCTTCAGAAAAAGTACAATGGGGAAGTAAGGGCTATTATGACCGGAGGAGGTAATTACGTAGGTGATATGATATATGCAGTAAAAGAGGCAGCTATAATTTCTCCTGTTCTAATCATCATGGCTGACCTACCATTGCTTAAGGGCAAACACATTGATTATGTTATCGAGGAGTATAATAAATGTGGGAAGCCTGCAATGTCTGTGTTCTCTCCTCTTTCTGTTTGTAAAGGGCTTTCAGTAAGACCAGATACTGTATTTAATTGGGGTGGAGAACTGATAGTGCCTTCTGGTGTCAATATCATAGATGGTAGTAATATCGAGCAGGAACAGGATTATGAGAGTCTGGTGAGCCAGGAAATTGCTTTTGCATTGAACATTAACCGTGCAGAAGATCTGTGTAGATGCAAAGAGATAATAGAACAAAGATTACTATCTCAAGCGTGATATCTATTACAGATAAGATTAGAGAGGTATGTGATGACTATCGCAGGAAAAGTACTCCTCGCAGAAAAGGAATATTCTGTGGATACCCTAAAAGTCATAACAGGACACTCTGTACTCAAAGACCTTGATTCAATATCTGATGAGTTGCTTCTTCTTTGCAGCGTGATCGATAATCCGTATCTCTTGCCTTATTTTCTTGAGACTTTCTATTCCATGCAGCTTAGGGATGAAAATTTTTTTCATTTTGCCTTACTTCGGGTGCAGGTTGATTCTCAGTTGCGGATGAACGAAGATATTCAGAAGCATCAGCATCGAATGTATGTGGCAAGAACCTTGGAGAAACTGCTGTTCAATGAACTTTTGCTTGAGACTGTTTCAGTTCAGGAGATAGTAGAGTAAAACTTTTTTAAAAATATACGAGATTATCTTTATATTCTATAATATAGATTGACCTCTCAAATTAATGATGTATATATAAATGTATATTTTTGTTGGGAGAGGCAATCAATTGACTGAGAGGCAAATCACATCTTCACATCCGCCTATAGCGAGAGAAAATTATTCAATAAAAACGTATATCCAAGAATCATTGTTATCAATATCCTCTAGTTTTGCAACTTGTGAGAATACTGACGAATCCATCAAACAATGCCTTGCCATTATAGGTGAACTTTGTGAGGCAAGTAGAAGTTCTGTTTTTCAGTTCATTGAACATGGTACTCTCATTTCAAATACTCACGAATGGTGCAGGGAAAGAGTAAAATCAAAAACACCAATGTTGCAATGTGCACCTTTATCCAGTTTTCCATGGTGGATGGAACAGCTTATGAAAAGGAACATTATCAGAATAAATGATATTTCTACTCTTCCTCCTGAAGCCTCTGCAGAAAAGAAAACGTTTGAATCTCTTGGAATAAGCTCTATTCTTTCTTCCCCGATCTTCATTAAAAAGGAATTAATTGGATTTGTAAGCATAGAGAATGATGCAGGATTATATTCCTGGCAGCAGAGTGACATGTCATTCATGCGCGTGGTAGCCGATATTATGGGTTTTGTACTTGAACGTCAAGCTGCAGACGTATGTTTAAAGGAATATTCAAATGAAGTGCTATTATACAAAGGAGAACTACGTTCCTTGGAGCAAATGAAGGATGAGTTTCTTTCCAACGTCAGCCATGAACTCAAAACCCCTCTTATCTCTATTAAAGGATATACGGAATTATTACATGACCATGTACTGGGGTACCTCAATGCTCAGCAGGAAAAGGCTGTAGTTACGATCTTGCATAACTCTTCCAGACTCGAACACTTAATTAATTCTTTGCTATACATTAGTTCAGTTCATTTAGGTGATCCAAAATATAAATTTAGCTTAGCAAACATTGAAAATCTGCTTAACAGAGCTATTGAGTCAGCTGTATCGCACACAAGAAAACAAGGCGTTGAGATAATTACTGATATACAGCCTGATATGCCTGATATATACGTCGACGAGACAAAAATTTCCGGTGTATTTTCCCGTTTGATCGAGAATGGACTTAAGTTCACACCTTCTTCTGGAACTGTAAGTCTCAGGGCCTTTGCAGATAATGAGGAACTGCATGTATCAATTGCGGATACCGGTGTAGGTATTCCAACAGAGTACCTTGAGCAGTTATGCGAACTTTTTTTTCAGGTAGATGGTTCTGAGGCACGTAAATATGGAGGTATCGGTGCTGGCCTGTATATATGTAAACAAGTGGTTATAGCGCACAAGGGCATCATGTGGGCTGAAAGTGAAGAAGGTAAAGGTTCGGTCTTTCACGTAATCCTTCCTTTTCAATATGAGGTTTGAATAATTGAATTCCTGTATTCAACTATCCTTTTTTGCTTAAAACGTAGAACAAAGCATTTAAATTGAATACCGCAATAGGTGAATATCTAATAATCATGCTTATGGAGACTTCCTATGCTAAAGGAGATCACAGGTCAATACAACGCAGGTGAGATCGAATCCAAGATACACCTTTTCTGGGATGAGATCGATGCGTACTCAAAAGTACGCCAACGCAGAATGGGTGCAAAGCGTTTCTTTTTCGTGGACGGTCCACCCTATACCACCGGCCATATACACCTAGGTACCGCATGGAACAAAATCATCAAGGATTCCATACTTAGGTACCGTT encodes:
- the cobD gene encoding threonine-phosphate decarboxylase CobD encodes the protein MSRQTKFIPVREHLLKVQPCKHGGLVRKTSQQYGIPESQLLDASASLNPYGTPFDHPYTGLDMDTILHSALKRMDQYPDNRYMEFRKAAARFIGKGMTAENIIPGNGSSEIIRLVAETVIEKGDIVLIPSPTFSEYEQQCSIFGAEIRYIQQDMLPDVPTDILQGARLLFVCNPNNPTGKLFTRDEIQSLIDKCRENDVILFVDEAFIELADPSQTIVDLVQSNDHLFIQRSLTKAFAIPGIRMGFGVASINIATLLNNARLSWNIGCVAEEVSTVLMNMEGGCYSQYLIESREMITREREFLMQKLERRGFRPLESTVNYIYVDISDLSMDSTELTERMAVHGVLIRDCSSFQNIGKHHIRIAVRTREENQRIVDCIRQVIQEWGREQAIIYLERNLSKAREKGSLGSNKECNYYPCHYEGQDCTFCFCPFYPCQDERTDGKWITGSSGNDVWSCLDCRIVHEPAVVERMLSVLTAEGCTEQGIKKAWEKVMEPRLCSSQ
- a CDS encoding cobalamin biosynthesis protein, whose product is MFFTISAFDLIAVLFLAFIIDLAVGEPPFAIHPVVWIGNLISFFKGKAPSKNRRLYGIFMAFCCILFAALIGIVATVILDTESIPAIIRYLIAAWFLKITFAVRCLMDAGKEVYGELAKGDLDGARKKLSMYVSRNTSKLTQEQVSSAVIETSSENFVDGILSPLFYFALFGPFGIIAAYVFKATSTLDSMVGYKDPQYLHLGWFSAKSDDIFNWIPARLSLIPIFIAAILLRLIPSFSKSLDPLNAVNLAIEDGAKTPSPNSGYPMAAFAGAMDVRLEKPNVYVLGTRNPYPQFVHIKLARSLIFVSSVISILMCASMLYIIMNRFYAFY
- the cobZ gene encoding alpha-ribazole phosphatase CobZ; protein product: MKLSDIKNNDMKKDQSKELEGDIPLDIRDILEEEGITVQMLVDTALELYVPHPGIETREKAEEVFLGELDIALSDPNLCLLIYAGMLLEREGRNGHLPNISRKSYERDLTFIIADEVLGMSISRYISGDKGTFEFVRFDKQKPGILSKLGPFMDDVIGGLIGGVSASMYTRSMAESGLKKEKSR
- the cobS gene encoding adenosylcobinamide-GDP ribazoletransferase, translated to MNNFFLAVRSSFGFLSTIPVGLTMEGLDEFFKRTYLHILVGAVLGLLMGAFSFLAMMTLPQQINAILTIVFVYYLTGLNHLDGLADLGDGLTAHGSVEKKIRALKDVALGIGGVGFCTMGILAFYSSIISLQSEALVFSGNDISNAAKILFCSMLVAEVSAMQCMLTIAAFGKSIHEGLGSILVQNTTIPKYVVGLFGSVVICSLALVPFGLWYGGLIALVAAIISALVVLNISNRHFGGMNGDVIGTSNEVGRTIALIMIVLVLSYHNGGIAWML
- a CDS encoding NTP transferase domain-containing protein is translated as MDAIIMAGGLGSRLGMGEKPCVTLLDKPLITYVVDALKESSGIDKVYVAVSPATPLTQSFLQKKYNGEVRAIMTGGGNYVGDMIYAVKEAAIISPVLIIMADLPLLKGKHIDYVIEEYNKCGKPAMSVFSPLSVCKGLSVRPDTVFNWGGELIVPSGVNIIDGSNIEQEQDYESLVSQEIAFALNINRAEDLCRCKEIIEQRLLSQA
- a CDS encoding GAF domain-containing sensor histidine kinase, which produces MTERQITSSHPPIARENYSIKTYIQESLLSISSSFATCENTDESIKQCLAIIGELCEASRSSVFQFIEHGTLISNTHEWCRERVKSKTPMLQCAPLSSFPWWMEQLMKRNIIRINDISTLPPEASAEKKTFESLGISSILSSPIFIKKELIGFVSIENDAGLYSWQQSDMSFMRVVADIMGFVLERQAADVCLKEYSNEVLLYKGELRSLEQMKDEFLSNVSHELKTPLISIKGYTELLHDHVLGYLNAQQEKAVVTILHNSSRLEHLINSLLYISSVHLGDPKYKFSLANIENLLNRAIESAVSHTRKQGVEIITDIQPDMPDIYVDETKISGVFSRLIENGLKFTPSSGTVSLRAFADNEELHVSIADTGVGIPTEYLEQLCELFFQVDGSEARKYGGIGAGLYICKQVVIAHKGIMWAESEEGKGSVFHVILPFQYEV